One Tiliqua scincoides isolate rTilSci1 chromosome 9, rTilSci1.hap2, whole genome shotgun sequence DNA segment encodes these proteins:
- the PDP2 gene encoding pyruvate dehydrogenase [acetyl-transferring]-phosphatase 2, mitochondrial — protein sequence MSSWFVNSARSTISALHGQGRLYSRCVSSQHKAVWRGLLAKGPFSSLLANCSCGAENVFTVRKAFRHTSTEEEDFSFHLTPSQVNNILRASELSHTLPEFDGKNRSSVLKFESNLLAANTPNEDRRSAAACLQTREMMFGVFDGHAGYACAQLVSERLFFYIIVSLLSQQTLEEIELAMESMKPVQPILQWYKHPKDSFFQEMASLHLEKLRVYWQDLLTLDIGQGLSVEDALIHAFKRLDSDISLEVQAPTENELTKTIALQVAFSGATACVAHINSIHLHVANTGDCRAILGVQNQDGSWSALPLTQDHNAFNRMETLRLKKEHPASEEDTLIVNNRLLGVLMPSRAFGDVRFKWSQELQRSVLGNSCNSEDLSIYEYVPPNYHTPPYLTAEPEVTYHKIRTQDKFLVIASDGLWDMLTNEEVVNLVVGHLLETGVQKKPLGLKKPTNLGYMQNLLLQRKAQHVHSYDQNVATHLIRHAVGNNEHGEIDPEKLVAMLTLPDDLARMYRDDITVTVVYFNSDTIEGYYRENE from the coding sequence ATGTCCTCCTGGTTTGTAAACTCTGCAAGAAGCACCATCTCTGCTCTGCACGGTCAAGGACGTTTGTATTCCAGGTGTGTTTCAAGCCAACACAAAGCCGTGTGGAGGGGCTTGCTTGCCAAAGGGCCATTTTCATCTCTCCTGGCAAATTGCAGCTGTGGCGCAGAAAATGTTTTCACAGTGAGAAAAGCTTTCAGACACACCTCCACAGAAGAAGAAGACTTCTCCTTCCATCTAACACCATCGCAAGTCAATAATATATTAAGGGCAAGTGAGTTGTCACACACGCTACCGGAATTTGATGGGAAGAACCGTAGCTCTGTGCTGAAATTTGAGAGCAACCTTTTGGCGGCCAACACCCCAAATGAGGACCGTAGGAGTGCCGCGGCTTGCTTGCAGACCAGAGAGATGATGTTTGGGGTCTTTGACGGCCACGCAGGATACGCTTGTGCTCAGCTGGTCAGCGAGAGGCTGTTTTTTTACatcattgtttctcttttgtctcAGCAAACGCTGGAAGAAATCGAGTTGGCCATGGAGTCTATGAAGCCAGTCCAGCCTATCCTGCAGTGGTACAAACACCCAAAAGACAGCTTCTTTCAAGAAATGGCCTCACTGCATTTGGAAAAGCTCAGAGTTTATTGGCAGGACTTGCTGACCTTGGACATAGGGCAAGGCCTGAGTGTGGAAGATGCCTTGATCCATGCATTTAAAAGACTGGATTCGGACATCTCGTTGGAGGTTCAGGCTCCCACAGAAAATGAGTTGACAAAAACTATAGCTCTCCAAGTGGCCTTTTCAGGTGCAACAGCATGCGTGGCTCACATCAATAGCATTCACTTGCACGTTGCAAACACTGGTGACTGCAGAGCCATTTTAGGGGTCCAGAACCAAGATGGATCATGGTCCGCACTGCCTCTTACTCAAGACCACAATGCCTTCAACAGAATGGAAACCTTGAGGCTGAAGAAGGAGCACCCAGCATCCGAAGAGGATACTCTGATTGTGAACAACAGGTTGCTGGGGGTCCTTATGCCCTCTAGAGCTTTCGGAGATGTCCGATTCAAGTGGAGCCAGGAACTGCAGCGCAGCGTGTTGGGAAACAGTTGCAATTCAGAGGACTTGAGCATTTATGAGTATGTCCCTCCCAACTACCACACCCCTCCTTATCTAACTGCAGAGCCTGAAGTCACCTACCACAAAATAAGAACGCAGGATAAATTTTTAGTGATTGCTTCCGATGGCTTGTGGGACATGTTGACTAATGAAGAGGTGGTCAATCTTGTTGTGGGGCATCTGCTTGAAACTGGTGTCCAGAAAAAGCCACTTGGTTTGAAGAAACCCACCAACCTGGGATACATGCAGAACTTGCTGCTTCAGAGGAAAGCTCAGCACGTCCACTCCTACGACCAGAATGTGGCCACCCATCTCATCCGGCATGCAGTTGGCAACAACGAACATGGAGAGATAGACCCAGAAAAGCTTGTGGCCATGTTGACTCTTCCTGATGACCTGGCACGGATGTATAGGGACGACATCACAGTGACTGTGGTATATTTTAATTCGGATACAATTGAAGGTTACTACAGGGAGAATGAATGA